A region of the Leucobacter komagatae genome:
GAGCCCGGGTACACGCGTGAAGAAGGGACAGAAGAGTGACAGTTTCTGCGCACGACCGATGCATGCTCATCGTCTCGCACACCTATCGTCCCGAGGCGATCGAGGCGACGGCGGCGGTCGTTGATGCGCTCATCGCTGCGGCGGTCGTACCGGTCATGAGCGCTGGGGACCGCGCGGATTTTGCGCCCCACGTCGATGTCGGGCGCACCGCAGTGCTCGGCGACGAGGTGCCGCTCGCCCAGCTCGAGGCCGCATTCGTGCTCGGGGGCGACGGCACGATCCTGCGCGCCGCCGAGATGCTGCACGGCTCCGCCTGCCCGATTGCGGGCGTGAACCTTGGCCACGTCGGCTTCCTGGCCGAGATGGAGAGCTTCGACCTCGGCTTCACGGTCGAGCAGGTGCTCGCCGGGAATTACACGGTCGACGAGCGCCTCACCCTCGATGTGCGCGCCGAGCTCAACGGCGAGGTGCTCGCCGAGACGTGGGCGCTGAACGAGGCGACCGTTGAGAAGCGTAGGCGCATGCTTGAGGTTTCGGTCGGCATCGATGACCACCCGGTCTCGGTCTTCGCCTGCGACGGCGTCGTGCTCGCGACACCGACGGGGTCGACGGCCTACGCGTTCTCCGCGGGCGGCCCGATCGTGTGGCCGTCGGTGCAGGCGCTGCTCATGGTGCCGATCGCGGCTCACGCGCTGTTCAACAAGCCGCTCGTCGCGGGCCCCGATTCCGAGCTCACCGTGCGGATTCTGCCCGAGAACGTCGGCCCCGGCGTCATGTGGTGCGACGGCAGGCGGCGCACAGAGCTGCCCGCTGGTTCGGTCGTGACCGTGAGGCGGTCGGCTGAGACGGTGCGCATCGCGCGGCTGAACGAGGCACCGTTCTCGGAGCGCCTGGTGCGGAAGTTCGACCTGCCGGTCACGGGCTGGCGCGGCGATCGCAACGGCAACGGCCGGCGAGCGGTGAGCGCCGCCGACAGCGAGGGCGGTGGCGCATGATCGAGGAACTCCGGATCAAGGACCTCGGCGTCATCGCCGACGCGACCCTGCCGCTCGGGCCCGGCTTTACCGCGATCACCGGTGAGACCGGCGCCGGCAAAACGATGGTCGTGAGCGCGCTCGGCCTGCTCATGGGCGAGCGCTCGGACGCGGGCGCGGTGCGCCTCGGCGCGAGCCAGGCACGCGTGAGCGGCATCGTGCACACCTCCGACGCCGCTGTTGTTGACATCGTCGATGAGCTCGGCGGCGAGGTCGAAGAGGGCGAACTCATCATGAGCCGCACGGTTTCTGCGGAGGGGCGCAGCCGCGCGGCGGTCGGCGGCGCGAGCGCGCCCGTCGGCGCGCTGGGGAGGCTATCGGAGCGCCTGTTCGCGGTGCACGGGCAGTCGGAACAGCTGCGGCTGAAGTCGCAGGCCGCGCAGCGCGACACCCTCGACCGCTTCGGCGGCTCGAAGGTCGCCTCGAAACTGCGCGCCTACCGTGACGCTCACGCGGAGCGGGCCGCATCCGAGGAGCGGCTGCGCACCCTCACCGAGACCCAGGAGTCGCGCGCGGCCGAGGTCGCAAAGCTGCGCGCCGAGCTCGAAGAGATCAACGCCGTCGAACCCGTCGCGGGGGAGGAGACCGAGCTCGCGCAGCGCATCGAGCTACTCGGCAACGTCGAGGGGCTGCGGGCTGCGGCCGTCGGCGCCGGTGAGGCGCTCGCGAGCGAGTCTGACGACCCCATGCAGCGCGACGCCGGCGGTCTCGTCGACCTCGCGGTGCAGGATCTCGAGCGGGTCGCCGAGCTGGATCCGCGCATCGCGGCCGTCGCCGAGCAGCTGCGCTCGGTGAGCTTTCAGATCGCCGATGCCGCGAAGGAGCTCGCGGCGTACGCGAGCGACCTTGACGAGGAGGGCCCGGGCGAGCTCGCCCGGGCGAGCGACAGGCTCGCGCAGCTCACCGCGCTGTTCCGCTTCTACGGGGCGACAAGTGAAGAGGTGCTCTCGCACGCGGAGGCCGCGTCGCGGAAGCTTCTCGAGCTCGACGATGACGACGAGGCCCTCGGCGGGCTCGCAGACAGGGTCGCCGAGTTGACCGCCCGCGAGCGAGGGCTCGCAGCCGATCTCACCGCGCTGCGCGTCGATGCGGCCGAGCGCCTCGGCAAGGCCGTGAGCACCGAGCTGCGTGAGCTCGCGCTGCCTGACGCCCGGTTCGTTGCCGCGGTGACGCCGCTTGACACGCTCAGCTCGTCGGGCGCCGACGAGATCCAGTTCCTCCTCGCGCCGCACCCCGGTTCGACGCCGCGCCAGATCGCGAAGACTGCGTCGGGCGGCGAGCTGTCGCGCGTGATGCTCGCGCTCGAGGTCGTGCTCGCTGGCGCCGACCCCGTGCCGACGTTCGTGTTCGACGAGGTCGACGCAGGCGTTGGTGGCGCGGCCGCGATCGAGATCGGCCGAAGGCTCAAGCAGCTGTCGAAGACCTCGCAGGTCATCGTCGTCACTCACCTCGCGCAGGTCGCCGCGTTCGCGACGAACCACCTCCGCGTGGTGAAAGACTCGAGCGGCGGGTTCACGCAGTCGAGCTGCCAGCGGCTTGAGGGCGACGACCGCCTCGCCGAGATGGCCCGGCTTCTCTCGGGTCTCGACACCTCGGAGAGCGCGCTCGACCACGCCGCCGAGCTGCTGCAGCTCGGCGCGTAGCTGATCGTTTTTTCAGCCGGTTCTCGCTAGCGGACCCCGCCC
Encoded here:
- a CDS encoding NAD kinase, which gives rise to MLIVSHTYRPEAIEATAAVVDALIAAAVVPVMSAGDRADFAPHVDVGRTAVLGDEVPLAQLEAAFVLGGDGTILRAAEMLHGSACPIAGVNLGHVGFLAEMESFDLGFTVEQVLAGNYTVDERLTLDVRAELNGEVLAETWALNEATVEKRRRMLEVSVGIDDHPVSVFACDGVVLATPTGSTAYAFSAGGPIVWPSVQALLMVPIAAHALFNKPLVAGPDSELTVRILPENVGPGVMWCDGRRRTELPAGSVVTVRRSAETVRIARLNEAPFSERLVRKFDLPVTGWRGDRNGNGRRAVSAADSEGGGA
- the recN gene encoding DNA repair protein RecN, whose translation is MIEELRIKDLGVIADATLPLGPGFTAITGETGAGKTMVVSALGLLMGERSDAGAVRLGASQARVSGIVHTSDAAVVDIVDELGGEVEEGELIMSRTVSAEGRSRAAVGGASAPVGALGRLSERLFAVHGQSEQLRLKSQAAQRDTLDRFGGSKVASKLRAYRDAHAERAASEERLRTLTETQESRAAEVAKLRAELEEINAVEPVAGEETELAQRIELLGNVEGLRAAAVGAGEALASESDDPMQRDAGGLVDLAVQDLERVAELDPRIAAVAEQLRSVSFQIADAAKELAAYASDLDEEGPGELARASDRLAQLTALFRFYGATSEEVLSHAEAASRKLLELDDDDEALGGLADRVAELTARERGLAADLTALRVDAAERLGKAVSTELRELALPDARFVAAVTPLDTLSSSGADEIQFLLAPHPGSTPRQIAKTASGGELSRVMLALEVVLAGADPVPTFVFDEVDAGVGGAAAIEIGRRLKQLSKTSQVIVVTHLAQVAAFATNHLRVVKDSSGGFTQSSCQRLEGDDRLAEMARLLSGLDTSESALDHAAELLQLGA